GACAACGGCTTGGCCTTCCCCCTGAAGCACCCCGACTCCTGGAGAGCATGTAGGTCCCTCTGCTGCGCTCCTGCTCGCGAGCCTGGGGCCAGCCTGGTGCTTTGACAACTTGCCTTATACTGGCAACCCCCAGGGCTAAGCCTGCAGCCCCGCACCAGCTCCCTGGAGCCGGCCGGGCACcatgctcccagaagcagcagggtggcctcAGTTCCCCCTGGGGGTTGGGAGATGGTTCAAGGGGTGGGAGCCATGGCAAGAAGGTTCATGCCAGCCCCCCAACGGGTGGAGCTGTCCCCAGGGCACCAGGCTGTGACCCCCATGCCATCCTTCGCAGGCCAGGGCTGAGCACATGGCTCTGACCTCGGCTccggctcttccccccccccagaccccttcTACTGGGCATGGCTGCCCCAGGCCAAAGTCCCCTTCTCACAGGAGATCAAAGACCTGATCCTCCCAAAGGTTTCCGACCCCAACTTCGTCAAAGACCTGGAGGAGGATTTGTACGAACTCTTCAAGGTCAGGTGGGGACCTGGGGGGGAGGTAGGTCTGTCATGTAGATGGGAGGGGCTGGCCTGGGTGGTGCCGTGAGACCCTTTCagagccagggggtggggggctcagtcTGCATGGGGCGGGTTTTCCTGCATCCTGCTAGCACCTTCTTGGGGGAGCAGAAATCCCAGGCAGCAACTGCTGTCAGGGCAGGGGCCTTGCTGCCTAGGGCCCGGGGTCTCGCAGCAGGGGTCTGGGTCCAGGGTCTCTCTGCCTTGGTGAGGCAGATGGGCGTGTCACTGCCGGGGGTGGGGAGCGTCGCTGCCGTGGCGGGGGTGTCTCGCTGCCAGGGTGAGGGAGGCAGGGGTGCCGTTGCCGGGGCCCGGGGTCCCACtgccttgggggggaggggtgcctcgCTGCCTGTCCCTCACTGCTGTTTCTCTTGCAGAAGGACCCTGGCTTCGACCGGGGACAGTTCCACAAGCAGATTGCTGTCCTGAGGGGCCAGGTATGCTGGGAAGGCCCCTCTTGCCCTGTGGGCAGGCAcggcaggggcaggctgggcgCTGCAGTGTGGGACACTGGCCTAGCGCCCCTCGGGGGGACAGTGGCCCTGGCAGTTCCCTGGTCTGTGGTGCctagggcaggggtcctggacTCAGCATCCCTTCTGCTCTGTTGCCTAGATCCTGAACCTGACACAGGCCCTGAAGGACGGGAAGAGCCCCCTACACCTGGTGCAGATGCCGCCGGTGATCGTGGAGACGGCACGCTCCCACCAGCGCAGTGCCAGCGAATCCTACACACAGAGCTTCCAAAGCCGCAAGCCCTTCTTCTCCTGGTGGTAGCTGGGCGCTGGgccccctggggctggctggagcagTGCTGGCCTGCTCCTGTCTGCTGCTGCGGACCCGCGGCCAGGACTCTACGCTCCGGGAGAGGGCAGGTGCGTCTGGGGGAACTTCCAGCTGAACTCTGCCGGGGCAGAGCCATGGATTCCCCGTGCTGCGGGGCTTGGACAcagcctggcagagcccagctccagctgcaAACTGCCCTGCCCAGCAGGAGTCCTCAGTGCAGCTGCTGAGTGAGTGGAGCCGGGGCCTGCCTCCTGCGTGTGGTTCTGAGCCcatctgctccctgctggggctgggatcCGCCCACCCCTCAGGAACCCCGGCTGCTCGCTGGCTGCAGGGGAATAAAGGCAGCCAGTGTCAGCTGGAAGTGGCCCTGCTgggctgccccccctccccagtggcTGTTTGGAGCTGGTGTCCCTGGAGAGGAGGCATGTGCATGAGTGAGGGGCTGGCACAGGAGGCCCAGCACGTGCCCAGGGCTGagctggcagggggcagcaggcctGGGGGTGCCCCGAACAGCTGCGCTATGGAGTGTTTGTAGCTGCCCTTCctgcagaggggagagcaggggctggagactGCGGATCCCAGGGAGTGCTGGGCACCTTGGCACAGGAGTGATGCATGCTGGGACCTGGCCCCACTTCATAGGAAAGCTGAGGGCCCTGGCATGGGAGCTGcttgtcccccttccccactgggCACAGGGTGATCTATCCTGGTTTAGCTGGCCTGCCATTATTCCACCCTCTCTCCTATATGAGGGGCCCATGTtcctctctgctcctgccctcAGGCTGCTGGGCAGGCCCCCTGTCCAGGGGCACTCGCCCTCTCTGCTCCGCAGGCCCTGGCTGCATGTGGGGGCAGCCTGGCTTCACTTCTCAAGGGAGCCATGCCAGCCCTTCCCAGCCAGGGGAGAGTCCAGCCTGGCATGGGGGGCTGGTGCCTGCTGGGTGAGCTATGGCTGCTGGAAGGGGTCTGGCTCCATGCGTCTGTACggctccctcttccccaccctgttGCTGCTCCTGCGGCCAGGCGGCTTGCCTCATGGCCACTGCCCAGGGGCAGTTCTGGGCATCATACAGCTGGTTCCCAGGCTGGGCCTGGGCCAAGCTCCTCCTGGTCCTGgtcctgccccaagccccctggGGTGGCCTAGCACTAGCACCGGGGCTCAGGCTGCGCTGCCCCATTGGGGCAGGGCGGTTGGGCACATTCCCCTCCATGAACggaagtggtggggggggagccaGGCTCTGGAGCAGGCCTGGGCTGCAGGACCTGGGGCCGTGTGCGCTGGAGCTGGCCAGGGGCTTCGTGGGCTGTGACCACTGCTAGCGAGCCGGAGGCAAGAGTCCATCTTtctggcggctgctgctgcaacCTGACCTGTAATGTATCGTTCTCATGCACTGTAGAAATGTATGTAATGTATTTAAACCCATGCACCCGCTGAGTCAGACCTGCCTTTCCCTgtggggctctgggggtggggggaggtgacacctgctgcagctggggggtgAGTGCCCCTCTGCCTGTGGGCCCCACTCGCTCCTGTCTGCCCCTGGGGCTGTGATGTGGCACTTGTCAGGCAGGGCCTGTGGCCTAGCACCACCTGTCACTGATaagcctgggctgggggtgctgtccTTGCTCTAGGGCCCCATGGAGCTACTCTCCTGGGCCTGAACCCAGCTGCAGGAgtggggggagctgctgcagccaggctggagcaagggacagcagctgggggctgtgccCTGCAGAGCTGGCTGCGGTCAGTCAAACAGGCCCGTCTCACTGAGGCCCCAACGCTTCCAGCACCTGCGCTGGTGTAGCTGACCTGCCTGCCATGGGCACAGGGCAAAGCTGCTGTCAGCTGTGAGGAatgccctgcagagctgggcatttAGGGGTGCCCCCTGGGGGCTGGCAGCTGTGGGCATGCTGCTCGCTGACTGAAGCTAGAGCACTGTCTGTCAGGGCCTGTGTaaagtgaccccccccccattagtgggctggaggggggtgggatcTGGTGGGAAGGGGTCAGGGAAGGGCCTGAGCAGTGTCCTCTACTTCCAGCTGAGGAGCATGTGCCATGTTAGGAGAATTGTGCTGGCTCCCTCCTCACAAGAGGCAGTGGGGCTATAAGCCCCCTGTTGAATTGGCTGCCAGGCAGACTGACCCCACTGTACTTCGTGTCCTCCAGCTGGATGCATCTGAACTGGGGCTTTCTAGCACTTCCCCTGGCCTttgcacagccagggcctggggagTCTCACAGTGCAATGGGCTGAGTGGGACGGTGCCCAGGGATCTGAACAGACAAAACAACATGCTGGCATTTACACCCCACCTGCCAGGCTGAGcacccagctgggctgctgtacaGAGGTGCCGTGGCTGTGTCATGCTGTAGTGAGAGCCTCACCCCACATAGGTGTGTCTCCCTGGTCCTCCCCTCTCGGAGCTGGCCAGGCCTGCAGTAAATCCTGGCAgtgcagacagcagcagactgGGAGGCATGTACAAGTCTCACAGCTGGGTTACTGCTCTGGCTTTTATTACACATTCTCTCCTGCTGTATTCAACAAGCATCAGGTGTTTTCCTTGGGCTGCCCCTAGTAGGGTGGGGCTCACCCATGGGACTTGGACCCCAGGCAGAGGGGCACCCTAGAAAGCCAGCTCTGGTGCTGACTGCATTTGCCCCACATGTACCACCCCAGCCAGGCCTGGAAGTGGGGGAAGGGTTGCCTGCTTGTGGGTCACTCCCCTCCCCATTTGGGCTCCAGTCTAGCTGCCAGCACAAGGCTCAGCACCACTCGGGTCCCAgaggccctggccccagcccctcagCAAAGGGCCTTCAGGGCAGGTTTGTGTTGGATGGGGGGTGGCTGCAAGGCCCACTCgcagcccaggctgcagctgccCTAGGCTGGCTGGTCCCCACAGTGATGGGTGGCTCGCTTCCCTCCAGGGACCCCTCactctgctcccctctcccttcacctactgtgggggagggaggggaatctgCAGCTGCTTGGCCCAGCTCTAGCCAGGGGGGACAGAACCCCCGCCCTGTGTCTCTGCCAGTGTGTGGGGCTGAGCCTGgccaggcagctgggagctcccagcaccagctgccCCCCTCACTGCTTGAGCTGGTGCAGGTACCCTGTGGGCCCTGGCCCCCTCTTCCTCCGCCTGGTCCTTGGACCTGTCCTGCTGGGCCCCTCCAGCCTCGGGGTGCTGCTAGGGTCTGTGCCAGGGGAGCTGCTGTCCTCGAACCTGTAGGGGAACAAATGGAGCCAGTGTGAGGGGCAGAGGATGCCTGGCCAGGAACACATGGGGCATCCCTGCCCCAGGCGTGAGGATGGAGCTGGAATTGCCGCAGAGGCAGCTAGCCCAGCCTCCCTGAGGGCAAAGGAGCCCTAGCCTAGGCTGCCCCTTCCAGCCATGCCCTCCCCATGGCCTTGCTGCGGGGGGGGCTCCCCTCCTGGGCCAggccagctgggagccagggacagGTTTGGAGTCTGTTACCCCCagtgctgggggggctgtgggggaggcagcaggtccaaggAAGGGCCATGGCACTGGGATGGTCTTTTGTGCTTGGGAGTAGCTCATTCAGTCTACCCTGGGCCAGCCCCTGAATCACACAGGCCAGGCGTGCCCCCACCAGGGCTTGTGGGGtgacctgccactgccccccttctccccagagccccaccccacagtgcaGTCTCCCCACAGAAGGCTGTGCTGGCCGCTCCGCATGCTTAGGGCCCTCGGCCCAGCGGGTGCTGCTCCCAGGGCCCAGCCTGTACCTTGGGTGGTTGCTGtcctgagctgctgggctcagCTGGGGGGGCAGCcgccccctcctctgcctgcccCTGAGCTGGCGCAGGGCTTGGGCCGTGCGCCGGTCGCCCGCATAGCCCAAGACCAGCTGGGCGCGTTCCTCGGCCCGTGCGTCCCCGCTGCTCCGGAACAGCTGCCGCAGCTGCAGCAGCCCCACGCCCTGGAAGATGTTGGCAGAAGCTCTTTTCCGGGCACGGGCCTCAGGAGCCTGGCGCTGCAGGGGGTCACATGCCACAGAGGCCGGGGTGCCCATGGGTCTGCCCCCGTGGGGCCAGAGGAGAAGCTGTGGGAAGGAAGGGAACAGGATGAGGTTGCGAGAAGGGTTtgggtgtccccctccctccgtcagcctgcatcccccagggctcccctgctGGGACGGGTGGGGGAGCCTAGGGGATTTTGCAGCCTGCACCCATGACATCTGCCCAGTGTCCCGGCCAGCGTGGCACTAGCCAGGGGCCCAAGGCCAGCTGGGAAAGAGAAGAGCGAGATATTTCCCTGCCTGGCTGCGCTGCCTTTGGGGCCCAGAGGGGCCCCATTTCCTGGgctggctgagcagggctggaccCGAGCCACCATCCCCTGGACACAACAGCCCCATAGCCCTCGGGcagccccaggaaaggggggggccGCTGCCTTCTCCGGCGGGCCGCGAGCCGTGGGGGTCGCGCTCCAATGACCGGTGGCCCTGGGCTCTCCGGGTGCGTCTACACGGCAGCTACGAGCCCagggctggcccgtgccagctggcCCCGGGGCTGGGTGCGGGCGCTCCGGCCCCAAGGGCGAGAGGCAGTGACCGAGCCCGGCCCCGGCGCAGGCAGCGGCGGGGTTCAACGCCAGTGTAGACGCGCCCGCCCGCGGAGCGAGCCAGCCCCGGGCCTGCCCGCGACCGGCCCCGGCTCGGGGGGGCTGGCGGCGGGGGGCCCCGAGCGCCCCGGCCGGGCCCGACCGGACCCCGCCCCGAGCGCCCCCGGCCCGGCTACCTGCGCACGCGACTCGCGGCGGCGGCTCCGCGGCCGGGCCGGGCTCTGGGGTCCGGCCCGAACCCCCCGCCCCGAGCGAGGaccgcagccccgcccccgcctgcCAGCCAATCAGCGGCCGCGGCCATCCGCGTCCCGCCTTCCGGAGCCGGACGCGGAGACACCGGCCGCCCAATCAGGCCCCGcacagggggaggggcggtgcCTGGCGCCTCTCGGGGAAACACGTGGCACTCAGTGACGTCAATAGGCAAGCGGTGACCAGCTGCTGGTGGGGGAAAGCGGGGAGCgcccccccaggagcctggagccGCCCCCCCATCCCGCTCGCGGCCCCTCCCACGAGCCTGCAGCCGGCCGCCCCCCCCATCCCGCTCGGGACCCCCCCCGCCCAGGATCCTGCTTTGGGCCCTGCCTAGGAGCCTGCAGCCGCCCCCCCACCCGGATCCCGCTCGGGCCCCGCCCAGGAGTCTGCAGCCGGCCGCCCCCCCCATCCCGCTCGGGACCCCCCCCGCCCAGGAGCCTGCAGCCGCCCCCCCACCCGGATCCCGCTCGGGCCCCGCCCAGGAGTCTGCAGCCGGTTGCACAACCCAGGCTGTGAAATGCTTTGCAGTGAGAAGCTCTGTTCCCTGCACACGTTAGggcaccccaccttttcccagtCTGTAGAGATCCAGGCGAAAAGCACCCGCCCGTACCCAGTCCCTCGGGCTCAGGGCCGCCCGTACCCAGTCCCTCGGGCTCAGGGTGTCACTAACCTGGTCAATGTAAGTACCCACACCCTTTCCCAATGTGTAGGGCTCCGGGTGTATCCTACTTCTGCAGGTGTGCAGGGCCTTtgaccagtgaaagagccttacactgTAATATCCTACACCACCTCTATTTATGAACAGTCACCAAACCAGACTGCACACGCCACACACacagtgctcaccactcccaataagacagGTGAACTTTTCtggatggccagtcaggatcaggtccatccgggggactccagtttctgccCGGTGTcattggcagggtgttgaggtctggcagctgtGATCTTGGGggtgtgtcctggagttggttcccaaagaacttccttttggaccccagtttatatcgTGAAATTTGAGTCCTTTTTAGCTGTGCCCTAACCAATCATtatactaaaattttactaaccaatcctaacatagtgtaacaAAAATTTTTAACCAATCCTATCCCACCATcttaatttacacctagcaaaattaattatgtaacagacagcaacaatcaaagaaccagagaccagacagataaacaatagggaagcggggaccataatgacaaaacaatacagaaaggAACACTTCACAAGCACGACTATTGAGAAGtggtttcttgccagacagacGCTATCGAACTAAATTTTCTTTAACCACCTTAAAAGCCGTGTCTCTATCTGGTGGTTGTGGGGGCCACTGGGACGGGGTCTCCTTCTCCCCAGCCGGATCTGACATTGTTTTACTGTCATGTAGATGGATTATGAGGATGggacttcctgcttctcagctaacGGCTGCAGCTCGGCGGCTTTTTAACAG
The sequence above is drawn from the Natator depressus isolate rNatDep1 chromosome 7, rNatDep2.hap1, whole genome shotgun sequence genome and encodes:
- the AVPI1 gene encoding arginine vasopressin-induced protein 1, giving the protein MGTPASVACDPLQRQAPEARARKRASANIFQGVGLLQLRQLFRSSGDARAEERAQLVLGYAGDRRTAQALRQLRGRQRRGRLPPQLSPAAQDSNHPRFEDSSSPGTDPSSTPRLEGPSRTGPRTRRRKRGPGPTGYLHQLKQ